From the Alloalcanivorax dieselolei B5 genome, one window contains:
- a CDS encoding DUF3299 domain-containing protein, with the protein MRFALVVVLAMLTLMARAAPVTLEWDHLIPEDWNPEKEVNELAERINRTEDEDPEAMSIMDDIQALWNSAPLQQSLDDKDIRLTGFGVPLEGDADHVREFLLVPYFGACIHAPPPPRNQIILVRASGKGVPLDAIMGALQVTGTLKVTPEETEYGQAGYSMKASDVKIISEPMY; encoded by the coding sequence TGGTGTTGGCGATGCTGACGCTGATGGCGCGGGCGGCGCCGGTGACACTGGAATGGGACCATCTGATACCGGAAGACTGGAACCCGGAAAAGGAAGTCAACGAACTGGCCGAGCGTATCAACCGCACCGAGGACGAAGACCCCGAGGCGATGTCGATCATGGACGACATCCAGGCGCTGTGGAACAGCGCGCCGTTGCAGCAAAGTCTGGACGACAAGGACATCCGGCTGACCGGCTTCGGCGTGCCGCTGGAGGGCGACGCCGACCATGTGCGCGAATTTCTGCTGGTGCCGTATTTCGGCGCCTGTATTCATGCGCCGCCGCCGCCGCGCAATCAGATCATCCTGGTCCGCGCCAGCGGCAAGGGCGTGCCGCTGGATGCCATCATGGGCGCCTTGCAGGTCACCGGCACGCTCAAGGTGACACCGGAAGAAACCGAGTACGGCCAGGCCGGCTACAGCATGAAAGCCAGCGATGTGAAAATTATCTCCGAGCCGATGTATTAG